In the Brettanomyces nanus chromosome 1, complete sequence genome, AAAGGGGTCATGGGACCTGAGTCTTTGGTTGCTTCAGAAGACTTGGGAATATTGCCCATTCGTTTCTGAAGCTCAAAAAGCTGCGATTGTAAGTCAGCTGATGGATTAGACATGACGTAAGAATTCAAATTGTCGCAGTGATTGATATAACGGCAGTGTTAGATGTTATCAGGTCGTCTGTAGAATATTCAAGACTCAGCTTAATGGTTATAGGGAAAATAATAATACACCCAATAATAAGTTGACCAATAAACACTGAGAGAATAAGGTTAGTTGCTGTTCCACCTATGATAGCACTTCGTACTAAGCTGTTGTTTACGTTGACAAGGGGAGAGAAAATCAAGAGGTAAttgttattttttttttgttgttcGATTCTCAATGAAAAAGGTGATCTGAAAAGTTATATGGTGCACGGATGTGTGGACCCTGAGTAGCTGAAAGAGCGAGTAGAGTTTGTCTCATTGTGAGAATACATCCCGTTCATTTGAGGCCAAGAACAGTTTCTTGTGTCAGTAGGCCGTTTGAATACCGTTCAGTATGGTAAGTAACATACTGGGTGATTTTTCCCCACTTTTACATTTTACTAACATGCCCAGTTACGCTTACGTAAGATGCAGAAGGCGCAGAAAGGTAGCGGATCGCAGCAAGGAGTCTCTGTGGCGTTTATAAGAGCCaagaaagatcttcaagagtATGAAGAGATCCCGGGAATCAAGATTCACTATGATACAGGCAATCCGATGCAGATAAAAATGTCTGTTTCTCCAAATGAGGGATACTACTCAGGAGCAGTGTTTCATTTCGAGTGCCAAGTACCAGAAGATTACCCTAACAAAGCACCAGAATTTCGATGCCTGGAAAGAATATATCATCCCAACATTGATTTGGATGGGCACGTGTGCCTCAATATTTTGCGAAATGACTGGAAGCCTACTTTGACGCTACAGTTGGTGTTCGCAGGTATTCTACATTTATTCTTACATCCTAATGCTAACGATCCGCTTAACAAAGATGCTGCCAATGACCTATCCAAATACCCTCAAGATTTCACCAGGCATGTCCAACAGAGCATGATGGGAGGATATGTTGGAGAGGAGAAATTTGACAGGGTCGCATGAGTTTTACTTATATATAGGATGGTAATTCGATTCCAGCGATAAAAGAAGTATTTAATAAATATAGAAGATAACTCAACCAAAATGGAGCGTTCCATTTTGCAATTTTAGAGATTTCTGTGCCCTTGCCCACTAACCGTGTCATCACTGCAAACGCTAGGCACAAATGGCACATCAGGAATGGAATAAGTGTCATCTTGAGTGTTGTCAATAAACGTCATCTCCTCCCGGACGATAGAACCGGTTCCATTATTAATCACTTTGAGTTCCGAGAAAGACTTGGAAGACTCTGTGGTATCATAGTGAGCTGGTTGATTGTACATATCGTAATAGGATTGACTGGGTTTGCTGTAAGAAGTGAAGTGCTTCGATATAACAGCTGCAGCAGAGCCACGGTTGGCACTGAATAGTGGTTTAGAGGCACGGACAAAGCATTTCGAAGCCAAGTTTAATGCAGAGATCGATTTCGGAGTCATATTATTTGGGTGCGGATATTCACGAGCTTGAGTATTCGAAATAATAGTGTAAACTCTTGTTCAATGCAGCAGACTTTGTCGCCCTTTTATATCATTCGATACCCTTATCTCACAGTACGGAGAAATGGCTCATTACTCATACTGTGCCCAATCGGGAAAGTAATTTTGTGGGGAAAGGGGCACAACTCTATCGTTAAGTCATAATCCCGAAAAAAATCTCCGGGTGACCGTCCATGTGTCCTTGATTGCTGTGGCTGTGCTGCGGCATCTATCGATCATTACTTATGTCCGCATAGTAATCAATTTCGCGCGCATCCTGAAATTGCGTCGCTCCGACCTTCCGTGCATACGCCACATTATTCTGGAAgtaatcttctttccaaccGTGCATTGTGGCTGAGTCAAACGGGCCATAGGTAATTTCATCATCGAGGTTCCATCTGTACTCCCATTCAACGGCCGAATGGTTCGCAAGTCTCCCCGTAGCACCGCCGGTTGCTAGTTGCCACTCCTTCCCGGCCTCCTTTCTGTACTCCCTAAGAAACTGCTCTCTACTGATTTCATACACTGCTGGATAATCTCTATCGGATATCTGCTCAATTACATCCGTCAATCGTCTGATCTCCCCTTGAAGTATATCCCGTTTAGCCTTATCctttgatctcttcagCTGGTGATATTTTCGTTGGAGTAATTCTTCAGATGTCTCGGCTGGTTCTAAAAACTTTATCAATTCTTCCATGAGCTCCCATGTCTTTGTGgtttctttctgctttcgtttctttctttcctgctCTTCTTGATGGGTCTTTCTGGCACTTTCGGCCTCCCGGGCTTTAATTATATCGctctttttgattttcttcaaccaTAATTCTGTTtcctcttcgtcatcttcctccataCTAAATGATTCCATTTTGGAGTCTGAAAGGTATGAGTTGAGGCCTACGGGTTTTTCGTCTTCAAATTCctctatttctttttcattttcagcttcttccacctcttcttccaagtcTTCCTCCACCttttcttcagcttcttccacctcttcttcagcctttCCCGCCTCCTCTCCCACCCCTTCTTCATCCCCCGTGGAGTCCGAATCATACCCTTCCataatttttcttctctttactCCTCCCAAATCCTCAAGTAGTTCATCACCCATAATCACTATAGTGAGTAAAGTAACACTCAATTACAGATCTCAGTTTATTTACCCTCTTTGTTTCCGCGCGACAGATTTCGTTTTCTCAGACTTGTCTCCCGTTATTAATCTCctatctcttttcttagGTCCACCAATGATTCCTGAATCATCGAGCTTATTTGATGATAAAACTCTTTTAGAACCAGAAGAGGTATTCTATCAGCAAGGATTTAGAGAAGGACAGTCGAAAGTCACCAAGGCTGACCATCTAGAAGGAAAACAGCTCGGCATTCAAACTGGCTTCCAAAGATTGTTAATCGTTGGTGCTTTAAAACAGATAGTGAAATTTTTACAACTACAAATTGACCAGAAACGAGATCCAGTGTCCTCTGAAATTTTTATTCATGGGAAACAAAGAAGCTACGACAAGATTAGTCGACAACTCGAGGAGATCCGTAAAATGCTCAATGTCTTCTTCGATGGTAATGAACGATTAAACGTGAGAAACACAAGTCAAGAGGTGGATCAGTTCGAGAAGCTCGTAAAGCGTAGCAGAGCCAAAGTCCGATCTCTATGTTCTATGTTCGGCTATACTGACCTCTACTCGCAGATAGAGTCCAATTGCCAAATAGTAGGAGGTCAACTGCCTACAGCAGATGTTAAAGGTGCAGATACTGATACTTGGTAATCATCACTGAAGATAGTTTTCTATTTTGAAACCAAGATCATTCGCAAACTTCTTTACCACAGTCCATTGAACGTTGCTTCTCCACTTGGTACCCCCACCAATTGTATCATTGCCACTCAATTTGATCAATGTCTTGAGATTGGTCAATGTGGCCATCTCATTCATTAACTCCACATCGTTGTTGAGTGCAACCTTCTGGTCGAATTCTTTATAAATTGCCCTCAAGATAGCCAACATCCTCTCCAAAGTGAAAGGCTGAGGTGACATTAACCTACTGCTAAGCGTTTTACCCTCGTATCTCTTTTTCCTGTGGAATCTAATCCTTCTATTCGACCTCATTTCTCGATTCCTCGAATAGTTCGCCATATCATACTTGATCTCGGTGAATGATGCTAAGTATGACGCTATAATAAGATACTTTGTCCTATTGGATAGATCATAATGGCCTCGACTGTTATCATCCGTGGCTACTAACTCCTCAtatttcctcttcttttcttcttcaataataCTTCGATCCGTCTCTTCCAATCGATTTACCAATCCCATCTCAGTCTGTAATAGtttcttgttcttcataAATGATGTCAACACATCATTCACTCGCGGTTTGATTgatcctcttctcttcacGGGCTCATAAAATACAGgccatatcttcttcaataccGGAACTACCATCTCAATATTACGTCCAAAATACGATCCGTAAGTATCCACCATGTACTCCACGTAACTTTTCACGAAATGCTTCAATTGCGTCTCTCCAATTCGACTGCTGTTCAATTTCTTAACGGTTTTCTCTATCCATTGCTGCTTAACAAACGACTCTACTATAATcattttgatttcatcaCAGCTGTAATGCTCAAACTCTACCGTCGGTAACGACATCGTCGAAATATCCATATGATCTGCCCGGTTCACTATAAATATAAAACTGAATCCTGCAAATAGTATACTCTGCTCGTGCAATCTCGCTAACGCTGTACAAATCTCTTCTGGTTGTTCTCCAGCAGCCATTTTATCCAATCGATCTAGTATAAAGATCGTCGGCTGCGTTGTCAATCGTTTCCGTTTCTTTCCGTCACCGTTGCTGATTACCCGCTTCATCGAATAGACAAAGTTCGATAGGTTCTCGGAACGATTGGCTACCCGATTCATCCGACTCTCGTCCACTCCAACAGCCCTATACATATATCGTAAGATCATTTGCAGCACACGCCGTCGTGTCAAACAGTAATCACATTCTATCATCACGTAGTCAATatcattcttttccttaaGATAATCGCAGTACTTCCTTACTGTATAGGTTTTGCCAGAAGAGTTTGGTCCTTCCACTACTAGGCACGGTGAGTTGGTTCTCCAATCTTCTGCTATAAAGGACGAAATCAACGTCAATTCTCTACTCTTGAATTTGTTAACTGAACATATTTCTTCATACTTCTGGTAATTGCTCATGCTTCTGTTGTATTAGCTATATAGAGAATGTACGGAGAAGAAAGGCCGTTTGTCAAATCGTTCTCTATGATGTTATCTGTTTCATAGTCTTTGCAAAAAAAGTCGTTTAGACATGCCGATCGACGCAATTCTTAGCTCCCTCACTTTGCCGAAATAGTTTTTGCACTAGTTTTTGCAAGACCACTGGCCTCTCTCTTTTGACTAGCTTCAGATAGTTTCTTAGTACGATACCTCTCATAATATATATCGTGTGTAGTATCTTTCAAATCCTGCTGACATGCTCCTAACAAGCACGTTCTGAGGATAGGAAAGTCCGAATGAGCTGGATCGTCGACCCGGACGATCCCATGTGGTAGTTTTCTCACTTTGTATTCGATTTCCTCGATCAGCTTTCTCTCTGTACCGGAAACAATCGAGAAGGGAACCATTTGCCCTAAATTAAAACCTGGTAgttcctcttcaatatcttcaaaacAGCTGGAAAAATCGTAGAGTTCGATACCTGCAGCATTGATGTGCTTCAGTATCAACTCTttgttcaattttttttcctcttctgtaAGAAGGTCACCCTTAGATATGACAGGAATTACATTACAACGTGCAGATAATGCTTTGAGACATTGAATATCCAAAGGTCTTAAACCTTTTCCTGTGGGCCTAATAAAATACAAAGCAGCATGGACTCTGGTATCTTTAAAATGAGGAGTTCTTTGAATCCTGCACTCTTCCTTGAGTGTCAATTCAAACTGGGTTTCCAAATAATCAACCAATTTGGCGGTAGAATCAGTATTATCGATTGAATCTCCAAATCCAGATGTCAAGACTATGTCCAAGTTAATCTTGGTACCACCTTCAAAAATAGTTGCACTGTGATTTTCAATACACATAGCTTCACCGTTGAATGAAGTATTTCCTGGGGGAATCACATCCTCATCGCAAAGAGTGTTGATAAATGTCGATTTCCCTGTTCCCGTCTCTCCTATAATCATTAGACTTAGTTGTAATCCACGCCTCAAGAATTTTCGTTGACGGATTTGCTCAGCGGTAAGCTGAGGAATGCATCATGTTAGTAAAAGCTTCTGTCAGATTGATTCACACTGGTTGTCTACCTACCGATCCGAATTTTGCTGAATGGCTCATAATAGTATGTACTTGATATTTTTGGTTTGGGTTCAAAAATAACGAAGTGATGAGAATACAAAAATATAAAAGTAAAACAAATAGAAGGATTCACCTCCCCTTTTATATCTTTATCTGCCGAGAATCCTTTTGTTTGTTAAATTTCCTATTTAGGAAATTTATATGCGCTaattaatttttcactcctACTCCAAGGATACCACTTAGTTCCTCCTGGTCCAACCTGGGAAGACTCTCGAGCACTCTAAAAGAAGGCCTAAGCGGCTCTAGACTATTTGCCAGTTCAATAGCAGTGTTATAGCATTTCCAGACGTCTTCTACACGCACATTAAGCTTCTGTGTCAAAAAATGCTCCTTCatcgttctcttttcctGCTTGCAACTGAAAGCTGTACCCAAAGCACAGATAGTTTCGGTATCAAACATCAACAAAAGAGGCAGCCGAGCCAAAATCTCGAAGAAATTGGTGCAAATCACAAAAATCTGCTGTgatttcctcttttccaCCTCATCCTCTTTAGCTGGTTCCTCATCAAACTCCAAATCTAGAGATCTCAAGCAAACTTTATAGGCATTTTCAGGTGTCACATCAAAGCAGAGAACCTCTAATAACAATTCTTCCAAATTAGTAATGGTatctttccatttccaGTATATTTTACTATCCTCATCAATGGTATCGTTCATTTTTCCCCACATGGCGATACTAGCACAAACTTTAACCACGTCAGCCAACTTTCTGCGACATTCTTCTGCCTTGCATGCTATAAATAAGCACGTGGCAGCAATCTCAAAGTAGTGATAGTAACTGAAGTCACGTCGCATGTAGAATCGATGGTAGTAGTATGAAGCAGTCAGTGCAACAGATCTCGAAAGCTTCAACTGTCTACAACAAGCAAACATAAACACAATTCCTTTGGCCCGTTTTTGACATTCCACCGTGAATCCTATACGCTTGGAGGTATCGGTGATCCTTCTTGAAGGAGACTCTCGCTTTATCTGGTCAAATGTGAACCTCCAACCATATGCAGGCACATCTATAAGTCCTTCCCAGTACTCCGCAGGATTATATTTAGGACTGGATGGAGGATACGCTGAGCTGGTGAATGTTTCATGCGAGTTCATGCTATGGAAATGAGTGTCACCGTAGAAAGAAACgaagatagagaagaaagaaagtggACCAAGATTATGGTGTAGAGATGCACTTACAAGATTAATACTATGACAATTAACAGGTATATACGTTTAACTATTGCCCGACCAAttcatccatcttcttggcaacGTAATCAAGAACATAGCTGTCCTCTACTAATTTGTCGTATCTAGAGTAATGTCTCTCTGAATAAGGAACTATGGCGTCAATGTAGTTCATTATGCCAGGGATTTGAGATAATTTTTCGATTTCAAACTTGGTCAAGATCACCCGAATAAGTTTCTGAGCAACGTTGAAAAGACGAGAGTTTGTATTCCAGTCTCTAATCCTTTTGAAAATAAGCTTAATCTTGTCTTCATCCAATTTTGCAAtaacttcttccaatgcAAACGAACCAATTACGGATTTGGAGTCCTGGTTGGCTGCAATACTCGACTTCACCACGTTGTAAAGTCTCATTGGATGGTCCAACTTTAAGGCCAACTCAAAGGCTTCTACCCACGAGCCCTCACTAATGTAGTTCTGTAATGCCTGTTCCTTCTCTatcctcaacttcttgtcCGAATCGGCTTCAATCTGAGCCTCCTCTGTATTATCCTTCCACACGGTAATTGCACCATCTGCATCGGCACTGACAAACTCTGCGCCGTCATCTTTGACGCATAATGCCCAAATACGGTTATCGTGATTATCTAAAGTTTGAATGCATTCGCCTGAAGAAACCTCCCAAATCTTGATAAGACCATCTGCACCAGCTCCTATTATCAGCTGATTTTTTGAAATGAACGAAACCCTTTGAACTGCGTTGGCGTGTCCTTCAAATGTCCTTTGACAAGTGAAATTTTCTAGCGACCATACCTTGGCCGTCTGATCTCCAGAGCATGTCACCACCAATCGATCGTAATTGCAGAATCGAATATCATAAACAGGTCTTTTATGACCCCGAAGAACACCCACAGTTTCACCTGTCTGTAGATCCCATATCTTTGCCGTTTTATCGTGACTAGCTGTAGCCAAAAAGTCGTTGTTAGGGCTGATATCAATAGCGTGGATCACCTTGTCATGAGCTCTTCTTGTGTAATCAGAAACCTTCACAACCTTAACAGATTTATTACCATCCGGCTTAGGAACGACCCACTTtttgattgtcaagtccTCTGAGGCGGTAATAATGAACCGTGGAAATCTATCTATAAGTGTTCTCGGTAATCCAACAGCCGTCACTGAGGCAGCGTGGCCTTCAAACACGGCATAACAGTCAAATTTATCTGACTCGTCATTGTATTTCCATAATCTCGCCGTATTATCCTTTGATGCAGTGGCCAACCATCGTCCATCGATAGTAACATCCAACATATTAAGTAAATCCGTGTGACCAGCATATAAATCCATATCAAAAGGCTTGTTCTCAAAGTCTACCATTctcaaagatggagaatTAGTTGCAAGTGCCATATGATCAAAGTTAGGACCCACATATCTCATGTCTGCAATGGTACCATGGTTTCCTGCCATTCTACGTGACACAGATATGATTCTATTTGTCACATCAAGGGAACTCAAATCCAAATCCTCAATAGTCTGATCAGATAGAACAGCTATAACTTTGGAGGAATCTTCCGATAGCTGTACTATTTGTGCCATCAAGAGCTCCTCGGTAGTCTTCAAGGGTTTGATAGTTTCAAAAGCCAAcatctcctcttccaagtcCCACACCTTCATCATACATCCTTCTCCAGCGGTATAAAGATATTCCCGGTTGTTAATGACAACAAATCCGGCAGCTTCAACAGACATCTCAACGGGAACAGCCGTAATCTCTTTCCAACCGTTCGTATTATACACCATAGCCAAGCTATCTCTAGCTGAACTGACGAACCTGCTTCCATCTGCATTGAAATTAAGTCCTCTCACAGCCGCAGTATGCTCTTTTTTCGTTAAAAtgcattttcttttgaCCAAATCCCAAATCTTCACCATACCCATAATATCTCCACTAGCCAACTTCCATCTCTTACTATTGAGTTCTCCAAAGAATGAAAGCGACGAAATTGTGCCACCGTGTCCCTTTAGATTATGGGTAATAAATGACCCCTCTATATCCCAAACAATAACACTACCGTCCGTTAAACCAAAGGCAAAGAGACTTGAGGTTGTATCCGCTGCTGCAATGtaagaagctgaagaaagCCTCACCGCCTTGATTATACTACCAGTCTCCAAGCTGAAAATTCGAAGCTGTTGCGATTGTGATACTATGGCCAAGAATCTTGCATTTGGTgaaagttgaagaactgTCACTTCTGTGGAATCTCCTTGTATGCTGTGTAAAATTTGATTAGTTTGCCTATTCATAATTATAGTATCTTCTAGAACAGCCGTGGCCATAATAGATCCATCAGCAGAAAACGTAGCATTTCCAGCACCAATGAAGAAAGGCTCTatatcaatcttcttgaagcttcttttggaatCCATGGTCGTAGCTTAAAGCAAAAAATTATGATGAATAGAGAGATCACTTTAACTAGCTCCCTACACAAAATAgattaaaaaaaattttaagTATTTTATTTTGCGCAAAATCTGAGATTTCCTATTTAAGACTTTCAGCGTTTATTTTTCAGGGAAGCCCAGATTGGAATTGGGCAGTATTGTAAAACAGTGAAAATTCTGATAACTAATCGAAAAGTAAAGATGGTATCTATGATATTTGGGAAAGAAGTTTCAATTGAATGAGATAGTGAAAGCTTGAAGAGTcgtaaaaaaaaaaacataCAAAGATAATATTTCACGTAAATAAGTCTCAAGTTCTATCTATAACAATGATAGCATTAAATTGTTTCAATTTTCAAGAATATAAGAATACAACAGAGCCAAAATCTGTCAATCGCAGGGTAGTCAAATGCAGCTCAATCAGTTCATTTATAAAATATTTTCTCATCATATCTGTGACCTCCTTCCTATCAGACTGCTCATCTATCGACATTTGACAATCCCTTTACAACACCTTGACAAGTTGTAATTCCTAATCAATGCACgacttgaaaaaaaattttccatCAAAATTAGTGCCTGGACTCAAAGGTAAAACATCAAATACCACCATTGATTCATTTCGAATTAGCTAGAAACTACCTTACCAAAATGTCTCCACCGCTCCACATTGTTAAGCCAACAATTGTGGCACCACTTGGTTCATCTGCTGATATCCCAATCACGGTGAAAATTGAGTCGTCTACTCTATTGCAACTTATTGAGTCTATCTATGAAAACGACGACGACTCAGAAACGCAAACCAGAACAGTCGGTACTTTGTTGGGTACCAGATCAGACGATGGATCAAGCATTGATGTGAAGGAATGTTACATTGTTCCGcacaaagaagaggatgatgagttgaccattgaagaagcataCCATATTTCTACGTACCACTTATACAAACGAGCAAACCCAGAGCTTCAAGTGATCGGTTGGTTTTCAACGAGTCCCGAGTTGGACGCATATACAGGATTGTTTCATGAATTCTATGCCAAGGGATCTTGCGCTCCTTACCAGCCGGTGTTGCTCACTTTACAgtatagagaagaagagtctGGTGCCATCATCTCTCCTATAATTAAGACATACATCTCTTCTCCTGTTGGATTACCGACTTATTCCACCATTGCAAGTAAATTGAACTTGGATAAGACCGGATTTTATGCCTTTGTCCCTATTCCAAACGAAATTAGTTATTCAAAGAATGAGTTGACTACTTTGAAGTATCTCTCCGGTGCTAgcaaaaaggaagaaagatcttttgaTTTGGAGGGACTTGACGAACTTCACCAGATGTCTAGCGCTGTGTCGCAAATCTCTGACCTGATAAAGATCTTACGGGATTATGCCG is a window encoding:
- a CDS encoding uncharacterized protein (BUSCO:EOG09340LIY), which produces MDSKRSFKKIDIEPFFIGAGNATFSADGSIMATAVLEDTIIMNRQTNQILHSIQGDSTEVTVLQLSPNARFLAIVSQSQQLRIFSLETGSIIKAVRLSSASYIAAADTTSSLFAFGLTDGSVIVWDIEGSFITHNLKGHGGTISSLSFFGELNSKRWKLASGDIMGMVKIWDLVKRKCILTKKEHTAAVRGLNFNADGSRFVSSARDSLAMVYNTNGWKEITAVPVEMSVEAAGFVVINNREYLYTAGEGCMMKVWDLEEEMLAFETIKPLKTTEELLMAQIVQLSEDSSKVIAVLSDQTIEDLDLSSLDVTNRIISVSRRMAGNHGTIADMRYVGPNFDHMALATNSPSLRMVDFENKPFDMDLYAGHTDLLNMLDVTIDGRWLATASKDNTARLWKYNDESDKFDCYAVFEGHAASVTAVGLPRTLIDRFPRFIITASEDLTIKKWVVPKPDGNKSVKVVKVSDYTRRAHDKVIHAIDISPNNDFLATASHDKTAKIWDLQTGETVGVLRGHKRPVYDIRFCNYDRLVVTCSGDQTAKVWSLENFTCQRTFEGHANAVQRVSFISKNQLIIGAGADGLIKIWEVSSGECIQTLDNHDNRIWALCVKDDGAEFVSADADGAITVWKDNTEEAQIEADSDKKLRIEKEQALQNYISEGSWVEAFELALKLDHPMRLYNVVKSSIAANQDSKSVIGSFALEEVIAKLDEDKIKLIFKRIRDWNTNSRLFNVAQKLIRVILTKFEIEKLSQIPGIMNYIDAIVPYSERHYSRYDKLVEDSYVLDYVAKKMDELVGQ
- a CDS encoding uncharacterized protein (EggNog:ENOG41) codes for the protein MIPESSSLFDDKTLLEPEEVFYQQGFREGQSKVTKADHLEGKQLGIQTGFQRLLIVGALKQIVKFLQLQIDQKRDPVSSEIFIHGKQRSYDKISRQLEEIRKMLNVFFDGNERLNVRNTSQEVDQFEKLVKRSRAKVRSLCSMFGYTDLYSQIESNCQIVGGQLPTADVKGADTDTW
- a CDS encoding uncharacterized protein (BUSCO:EOG09344IUP), coding for MQKAQKGSGSQQGVSVAFIRAKKDLQEYEEIPGIKIHYDTGNPMQIKMSVSPNEGYYSGAVFHFECQVPEDYPNKAPEFRCLERIYHPNIDLDGHVCLNILRNDWKPTLTLQLVFAGILHLFLHPNANDPLNKDAANDLSKYPQDFTRHVQQSMMGGYVGEEKFDRVA
- a CDS encoding uncharacterized protein (MEROPS:MER0030133): MSPPLHIVKPTIVAPLGSSADIPITVKIESSTLLQLIESIYENDDDSETQTRTVGTLLGTRSDDGSSIDVKECYIVPHKEEDDELTIEEAYHISTYHLYKRANPELQVIGWFSTSPELDAYTGLFHEFYAKGSCAPYQPVLLTLQYREEESGAIISPIIKTYISSPVGLPTYSTIASKLNLDKTGFYAFVPIPNEISYSKNELTTLKYLSGASKKEERSFDLEGLDELHQMSSAVSQISDLIKILRDYAGRASKGDIKGDDKIGQLLLSNLNYKPSGVDIEAFKKDFESHLNDTLLIQYLASCVKQQLDLSAKLTNFVAPEDAIKE